In Anseongella ginsenosidimutans, one genomic interval encodes:
- a CDS encoding 2-dehydro-3-deoxygalactonokinase yields MGNPPEKYLLSCDWGTTSFRLRLLNQSDGRVMTQLTAAEGVAAVYSRWKEQGSVDRLEFYCEVLKTYLAILSKDVSFSLNGIPMVISGMASSSIGMKELPYAALPFLLDCSNTICEKLESPGGIPHDILLVSGVKSSQDVMRGEETQLLGLAGSFPVGETGMIREAAASREGAVFIFPGTHSKHIRVKAGAIVDFDTFITGEMFQLLTRHSILKETLEKPESEKMTAGNLNAFLAGVRHPGVTNLLQSIFSARTNYLFEKLDKAGNFCFLSGLLIGAELESLRERKTGAVILCGGSNVSAFYEPALRELKLPVKTLIVSPGLADNAASFGHLLLFQQLQ; encoded by the coding sequence ATGGGAAACCCTCCTGAAAAATACCTGCTGAGCTGCGATTGGGGAACCACCTCTTTTCGGCTGCGCTTGCTGAACCAGTCAGACGGCCGGGTCATGACCCAGTTAACCGCTGCGGAAGGAGTTGCCGCTGTATACAGCCGCTGGAAGGAACAAGGTTCCGTTGATCGCCTGGAGTTTTACTGCGAAGTACTGAAAACCTACCTGGCCATCCTTTCCAAAGACGTTTCTTTTTCGCTGAATGGTATTCCGATGGTGATTTCCGGAATGGCCTCGTCTTCGATAGGAATGAAAGAGTTGCCCTATGCTGCCCTTCCTTTTTTACTGGACTGCAGTAACACAATTTGCGAAAAACTGGAATCGCCCGGCGGCATCCCTCATGATATCTTACTGGTTTCGGGTGTGAAGAGCAGCCAGGACGTGATGAGGGGAGAAGAAACCCAGCTCCTGGGACTCGCCGGGTCTTTCCCTGTCGGAGAAACCGGGATGATCAGGGAAGCTGCTGCAAGCAGGGAAGGCGCGGTTTTTATCTTTCCCGGCACCCATTCCAAACATATCCGGGTAAAAGCTGGTGCTATCGTAGATTTCGACACGTTTATAACCGGGGAAATGTTCCAGCTTCTTACCCGCCACAGTATTTTAAAGGAAACACTAGAGAAACCGGAGAGTGAAAAAATGACTGCGGGGAACCTGAATGCCTTCCTGGCCGGCGTGCGTCATCCCGGCGTCACTAACCTGCTTCAATCCATTTTTTCCGCCAGGACGAATTATCTCTTTGAGAAACTTGATAAGGCCGGGAATTTTTGCTTCCTGAGTGGCTTACTCATAGGCGCTGAATTGGAAAGCCTGAGAGAAAGAAAAACCGGCGCTGTCATTCTTTGCGGCGGCAGCAATGTGTCAGCCTTTTACGAACCCGCTTTGCGGGAACTAAAATTGCCCGTTAAAACGCTGATCGTTTCCCCGGGCCTGGCGGACAACGCGGCTTCATTTGGACATCTGCTTCTTTTTCAGCAATTGCAATAA
- a CDS encoding lmo0937 family membrane protein — protein sequence MNSLLYIIAVILIIGWLIGFFAYSAGGLIHILLVIAIIAILINIIRGRRPL from the coding sequence ATGAACAGTTTACTGTATATCATAGCCGTCATCCTCATCATTGGCTGGCTGATCGGCTTTTTTGCCTACTCCGCAGGCGGGTTAATACACATTTTACTGGTAATAGCAATTATCGCCATTCTCATCAACATCATCAGGGGAAGGCGCCCTTTGTAA
- a CDS encoding DNA topoisomerase IB has protein sequence MAKLRHVKSTQPGFSRKPAKQKGFDYYDEKGRRIRDKETLDRIRKLVIPPAWTEVWICPFPNGHLQATGIDKKGRKQYLYHADWKKAREETKYSNLLKFGEHLPLIRKRISQDLRKRSLEKEKVAAIALTVMEETLIRVGNTYYQQEYGSHGLTTLRNKHVRINGSAISFKFKGKKGVLHEVSYKDKRLAGLLKKMRELPGQELFQYYNQEGVLKTLGSGDINDYIWECTQCNFTSKDYRTWAGSVHALTAITECPEQESREECEKSTVKIIKEVAERLGNTAAVCKKYYIYPLLLDTEKRKLIRSLINGPGRKNSRASRYLSREEKVLLRILKQTS, from the coding sequence ATGGCAAAGTTAAGGCATGTAAAAAGTACGCAGCCGGGTTTCAGCCGTAAGCCGGCGAAGCAAAAAGGATTCGACTATTACGATGAAAAGGGACGGCGGATCAGGGACAAGGAGACCCTGGACCGTATCCGGAAATTGGTCATTCCTCCAGCCTGGACAGAGGTTTGGATCTGTCCCTTTCCGAACGGACACCTACAGGCGACAGGTATCGATAAAAAAGGAAGAAAGCAATACCTTTATCATGCAGATTGGAAAAAAGCGCGGGAAGAAACAAAGTATAGCAACCTGCTGAAGTTCGGTGAGCATCTTCCGCTTATCCGGAAAAGAATAAGCCAGGATCTCAGGAAACGCTCGCTGGAAAAGGAAAAAGTGGCTGCCATAGCGCTGACTGTGATGGAAGAGACCCTCATCAGAGTCGGAAACACCTATTATCAGCAGGAATACGGGTCACACGGCCTTACCACTCTACGCAACAAGCATGTTAGGATCAATGGAAGCGCAATTTCCTTTAAATTCAAAGGAAAAAAAGGTGTCCTTCATGAGGTAAGTTACAAGGATAAGCGACTGGCCGGCTTACTCAAGAAAATGAGGGAACTCCCGGGGCAGGAGCTTTTTCAGTATTATAACCAGGAAGGTGTTTTGAAAACGCTCGGTTCCGGCGACATCAACGACTATATCTGGGAATGCACCCAATGTAACTTTACTTCTAAAGACTACAGAACCTGGGCTGGCTCGGTACACGCTTTAACGGCTATTACGGAATGCCCTGAACAAGAAAGCAGGGAAGAATGCGAAAAAAGTACCGTGAAGATCATTAAAGAAGTTGCGGAACGGCTGGGAAATACGGCGGCGGTATGTAAGAAATATTATATCTATCCGCTTCTTCTGGATACGGAGAAACGAAAACTTATCCGATCCCTCATCAACGGGCCCGGAAGAAAAAACAGCCGGGCTTCCAGGTATTTAAGCAGGGAAGAAAAAGTGCTGCTTCGCATCCTGAAACAAACCTCTTAA
- a CDS encoding type III polyketide synthase, with translation MSKIVSIGTALPPYRHRQEDILEFMLEMYQPPEKDIRKIRLLYENCGIESRYSAIADYSVSPENYTFYPKVPRASSFPTLETRMDWYRRHATSLSIPAIRDCLRNQVDEKELTCLITVSCTGMSAPGLDISIIRELQLPLNIQHTSVNYMGCYAALHALKMADAICRADHGARVLIVCTELCTLHFQEEYTMDHITSSLLFADGAAAVLVTGDAWPGKGLALSRFYSEIALNGESHMTWELSGKGFLMHLSTLIPHLVKENMRPLLRRALRAAGVEEKSITRWAIHPGGKKILSNVGHSLDLSEGQLAPSYHVLKNYGNMSSPTILFVLKEIMEQLNGSRERVFAAAFGPGLTMETLILESS, from the coding sequence TTGAGTAAAATTGTATCGATAGGAACCGCCCTACCTCCTTACCGCCACAGGCAGGAGGACATCCTGGAATTTATGCTGGAAATGTACCAGCCGCCGGAAAAAGACATCCGGAAGATCCGCCTCTTATATGAGAACTGCGGAATTGAAAGCCGTTATTCTGCTATTGCCGATTATTCCGTTTCGCCGGAAAACTATACTTTCTATCCGAAGGTTCCCCGGGCATCGTCCTTCCCTACGCTTGAAACCCGCATGGACTGGTACCGCCGGCATGCTACCTCGCTGAGTATCCCGGCAATCCGGGACTGTCTGCGGAACCAGGTGGATGAAAAGGAACTTACCTGCCTTATCACAGTAAGTTGTACGGGCATGTCCGCTCCGGGACTGGATATCAGTATTATCCGGGAGCTGCAGCTTCCGCTTAACATACAGCATACGTCGGTCAATTATATGGGTTGTTATGCGGCTTTGCATGCCCTGAAAATGGCCGATGCAATTTGCCGGGCGGATCATGGGGCCCGCGTGCTGATCGTTTGCACGGAATTGTGTACCCTTCATTTCCAGGAAGAATACACCATGGACCATATTACTTCCAGCCTGCTGTTTGCAGACGGAGCGGCGGCGGTGCTGGTTACCGGCGATGCCTGGCCGGGTAAGGGCCTTGCCTTGTCGCGATTTTATTCCGAAATAGCGCTGAATGGTGAGTCTCACATGACCTGGGAACTGTCCGGGAAAGGCTTTCTCATGCATCTTAGTACGCTGATACCCCACCTGGTAAAGGAAAATATGCGCCCGCTGTTAAGGCGAGCGCTGCGGGCGGCCGGGGTGGAAGAAAAAAGTATAACCCGCTGGGCCATTCACCCGGGAGGGAAAAAGATATTGAGCAATGTCGGCCACTCGCTTGACTTGTCGGAAGGGCAGCTGGCGCCTTCCTATCATGTACTCAAAAACTATGGAAACATGTCATCCCCGACCATTTTGTTTGTGCTGAAAGAAATAATGGAACAGCTCAACGGCAGCCGGGAAAGAGTATTTGCTGCGGCTTTCGGGCCCGGCCTTACCATGGAAACGCTCATACTTGAATCATCATGA
- a CDS encoding methyltransferase domain-containing protein: MNRFARRSCLSELIDAPGIPFAEWSACLKELDFINTWLGGHRITVEGFKKLLPADNGRLSVAEIGCGGGDNLKAIHAWNRKRKKPLNIHYTGIDLNKACIDFARENCRELPSANFVHADYRTVCFGNRPDIIFSSLFCHHLSDPELKQLFDWLKENAGGGFFMNDLHRSPLAYHSIRALTRLFSRSYLVKNDAPVSVLRGFKRKEWQDLLAEAGIGSYAINWRWAFRYLVSVRYE; the protein is encoded by the coding sequence ATGAACCGCTTTGCCCGAAGATCCTGTTTAAGCGAGCTGATCGATGCCCCTGGTATTCCGTTTGCAGAATGGAGTGCCTGCCTGAAGGAACTGGATTTTATAAATACCTGGCTGGGAGGACACCGGATAACCGTTGAAGGATTCAAAAAGCTGTTGCCTGCGGATAACGGACGGCTGTCGGTCGCGGAAATCGGCTGCGGGGGCGGGGATAACCTGAAAGCGATCCATGCCTGGAACCGGAAAAGAAAAAAGCCGCTGAATATTCATTACACGGGCATTGATCTGAACAAAGCCTGTATCGATTTCGCACGGGAAAATTGCCGGGAACTGCCTTCGGCCAATTTTGTCCACGCGGATTATAGAACGGTTTGTTTCGGCAACCGGCCGGATATTATTTTCAGTTCGCTTTTTTGCCACCATTTGAGCGATCCTGAATTAAAGCAATTGTTTGACTGGCTGAAGGAAAATGCAGGTGGCGGGTTTTTCATGAACGATCTCCACCGCAGTCCGCTCGCTTACCATTCCATCCGGGCGCTTACCCGGCTGTTTTCAAGGTCCTACCTGGTGAAAAACGATGCCCCGGTATCGGTTTTGCGTGGTTTTAAAAGAAAGGAATGGCAGGATTTACTTGCTGAAGCGGGTATTGGCAGCTATGCTATCAACTGGCGATGGGCCTTCCGTTACCTGGTATCCGTACGGTATGAATGA
- a CDS encoding NAD(P)/FAD-dependent oxidoreductase — translation MNEKIPYYDCAIVGGGPAGLSLAAWLGKRGFRVVLFEKNSYPFHKVCGEYLSLESMESLLELGMPLESWELPRINTLFMSSPGGTAFTRPLKPGGVGLSRYRLDQALAARAKANGAHVLEQAKVGAVFQENEIFKLESSRGVVRAGVCCASFGRHANLDVKWKREGLKKPPNFIGVKYHVQLERPQDTIELHYFKNGYCGISPVEDGKHCICYLTTEKNLREQGNDILCLEERVLSENPFLRKALKEAVRLYKRPLTVSHVGFSRKSLIEDHVLMLGDAAGMIAPLCGNGMSMALHSSKLAADLVAQHLEGSISRDSLEKAYQGSWQSHFASRMRSGRLIQDLFLRPAAANVLVKALRPFPALIDYMVRQTHGQQPF, via the coding sequence ATGAATGAAAAAATTCCATATTATGATTGCGCAATCGTTGGGGGCGGTCCGGCCGGCCTTTCCCTTGCTGCCTGGCTGGGTAAGAGGGGATTCCGGGTAGTCCTGTTTGAGAAAAATAGCTATCCTTTTCATAAAGTTTGCGGAGAATACCTGAGCCTGGAATCCATGGAGAGCCTGCTGGAATTGGGGATGCCCCTTGAGTCATGGGAGCTTCCCCGTATTAATACTCTTTTCATGTCCAGCCCTGGAGGAACGGCATTTACCCGCCCGCTGAAGCCGGGAGGAGTGGGGCTTAGCCGGTACCGCCTGGACCAGGCGCTGGCAGCACGGGCAAAAGCAAACGGAGCCCACGTGCTGGAGCAGGCAAAAGTCGGTGCAGTTTTTCAGGAAAACGAGATCTTTAAGCTGGAAAGCAGCAGGGGAGTGGTGCGGGCCGGAGTGTGCTGCGCCTCTTTTGGCAGGCATGCTAACCTGGACGTGAAATGGAAAAGAGAAGGGCTGAAAAAGCCGCCGAATTTTATTGGCGTGAAGTATCACGTGCAGCTGGAACGGCCGCAGGACACCATTGAACTACATTATTTTAAAAACGGTTATTGCGGCATTTCCCCTGTTGAAGACGGGAAGCATTGTATTTGTTACCTCACCACCGAGAAAAACCTTCGGGAACAGGGAAATGATATCCTCTGCCTGGAAGAAAGAGTACTGTCTGAAAATCCTTTTCTGCGAAAGGCGCTGAAAGAGGCGGTCCGCTTGTATAAACGGCCGCTGACCGTTTCCCATGTCGGCTTTTCCCGGAAAAGCCTGATCGAAGATCATGTATTAATGCTGGGCGATGCCGCCGGTATGATCGCTCCCTTGTGCGGTAACGGGATGAGTATGGCGCTGCACAGCAGTAAACTGGCGGCAGATCTCGTTGCTCAGCACCTGGAGGGCAGTATTTCCAGGGACTCCTTGGAAAAAGCCTATCAAGGCAGCTGGCAATCGCATTTTGCAAGCCGTATGCGGTCCGGCCGCCTGATCCAGGACCTTTTCCTGCGGCCGGCGGCTGCCAACGTACTGGTTAAGGCGCTCCGGCCCTTTCCCGCTTTGATCGACTATATGGTTAGACAAACCCACGGGCAGCAGCCTTTTTAA
- a CDS encoding UbiA family prenyltransferase — protein MIRKSTFLLLRVPFSFFLMPVYFFALSQVPEIDYSRALLVFVILHFFLYPASNGYNSYMDRDTGSIGLLKNPPPAHKELFYLSLFLDGAAVVLSLFLGTVFTLCILANIAASRAYSYRGIRLKKLPLTGFFTVIIFQGAVTYFMVFIGSSVSRVILFPWEGMLISSLLFGSLYPLTQIYQHGQDLEDDVKTISYKLGYMGTFVFSALMYLLAETLLFFYFENRAQSGQFWLLQLFFLPVMLYFLYWWRKVWRERKNASYRYAMQMNAIAATCTNIGFLVLYYLNHWVA, from the coding sequence ATGATCCGGAAAAGCACTTTCTTGCTCTTGCGCGTCCCCTTCTCCTTTTTCCTGATGCCGGTTTATTTTTTTGCACTCAGCCAGGTACCGGAAATTGATTATAGCCGCGCTTTGCTGGTATTTGTGATCCTGCATTTTTTTCTTTACCCGGCCAGCAACGGCTATAACAGTTATATGGATCGCGACACAGGGAGTATTGGCTTGCTGAAGAATCCGCCCCCCGCGCATAAGGAACTTTTTTATCTCAGCTTGTTCCTGGACGGAGCGGCTGTTGTGCTGAGCCTTTTCCTGGGAACGGTATTTACCCTATGCATCTTGGCCAATATTGCCGCTTCCAGGGCCTACAGTTACCGGGGGATCCGTTTGAAAAAACTCCCTTTAACCGGTTTTTTTACGGTGATCATCTTCCAGGGGGCGGTCACTTACTTCATGGTGTTTATTGGTTCTTCCGTGAGCAGAGTGATCCTGTTTCCCTGGGAGGGAATGCTGATCAGCAGTTTGCTGTTCGGTAGCCTCTACCCCTTAACCCAGATATACCAGCATGGGCAGGATCTGGAGGACGATGTGAAAACCATCAGCTATAAGCTGGGGTACATGGGAACCTTTGTGTTCAGCGCCCTGATGTATCTGCTCGCCGAGACCCTCTTGTTCTTTTATTTCGAAAATAGGGCTCAGAGCGGGCAATTCTGGTTGCTTCAACTTTTCTTTTTGCCGGTCATGCTGTATTTCCTTTACTGGTGGCGCAAGGTGTGGCGGGAAAGAAAGAATGCCAGCTACCGTTACGCCATGCAAATGAACGCGATAGCTGCAACGTGTACCAATATAGGCTTCCTTGTGTTGTATTATCTGAACCACTGGGTGGCCTGA
- a CDS encoding YbhB/YbcL family Raf kinase inhibitor-like protein has protein sequence MMPPQSLDSLARIQYPPGTGHVNEGKIPSGAIEGLSNNHTFGYEGPCPKYFSGTHHYWFRLYALDIVLGLPRESEREAVEEKMNGHILEEAVLTGSCTS, from the coding sequence TTGATGCCGCCCCAAAGCCTGGACTCACTGGCTCGTATTCAATATCCCCCGGGAACCGGCCATGTGAACGAAGGAAAGATTCCATCCGGCGCGATCGAAGGACTTTCCAATAATCACACCTTCGGTTACGAAGGCCCCTGTCCAAAATATTTTTCCGGAACACACCATTATTGGTTCAGACTTTATGCACTGGATATCGTGCTGGGCCTTCCGCGGGAATCGGAGCGGGAAGCTGTGGAAGAAAAAATGAACGGGCATATCCTGGAAGAAGCCGTATTAACGGGGTCTTGCACGTCCTGA
- a CDS encoding YbhB/YbcL family Raf kinase inhibitor-like protein codes for MQILSVFKEGEAIPTAHTCLGPNISPPLELKDIPAGTQSLVLIVEDIDAAPKPGLTGSYSISPGNRPCERRKDSIRRDRRTFQ; via the coding sequence ATGCAAATCCTGAGTGTATTTAAAGAAGGGGAAGCCATCCCCACTGCACACACCTGCCTGGGGCCCAACATCAGCCCTCCGCTGGAGTTGAAGGACATTCCCGCCGGCACGCAAAGCCTGGTGCTGATCGTTGAGGACATTGATGCCGCCCCAAAGCCTGGACTCACTGGCTCGTATTCAATATCCCCCGGGAACCGGCCATGTGAACGAAGGAAAGATTCCATCCGGCGCGATCGAAGGACTTTCCAATAA
- a CDS encoding MFS transporter — protein sequence MHYFFGAVSGTSWSSWAKDLVPEAVLGTFFSGRSRKIQILSVSLNLVVAFLLDYVKANRPEYVNLVYSAMFFTGGAAGLYGAYVLARIPEPRIHPVTQNMVRLFRRPLRQRNFRNLLIFNGFWSFSVNLAAPFFTVYMLKMLGFPLSYVVIFSIISQVSNILFIRLWGTYSDRYSNKTVLLICAPVYLLCILGWTFTTFPQQHLLTIPLLVLIHIGSGIALSGINLSLGNMGLKLAPDKQNAVIFLSVRSLTNALSAGVAPLVGGLLADFFARRELLWTFEWKSPRGDYMVQALSLQSWDFFFVLAFIMGLFALNRLSYVREAGEVEKKRLMKELRTELRRDARELSTISGIQSMLFLPFSFFVSVMEKVVPKKEGD from the coding sequence ATCCATTACTTTTTCGGCGCCGTTTCGGGGACCAGCTGGTCTTCCTGGGCAAAAGACCTGGTACCCGAAGCCGTTCTGGGTACTTTTTTTTCCGGCCGGAGCCGGAAAATACAGATCTTATCCGTTTCGCTGAACCTGGTCGTTGCCTTCCTGCTGGATTATGTAAAGGCAAACAGGCCGGAATATGTTAACCTGGTTTATTCCGCGATGTTCTTTACCGGAGGTGCGGCCGGCCTTTACGGCGCCTATGTGCTGGCTCGTATCCCCGAGCCCAGGATCCATCCGGTAACACAGAACATGGTGCGGCTTTTCAGGCGACCGCTCCGGCAAAGGAATTTCAGGAACCTGTTGATATTTAATGGTTTCTGGTCGTTTTCTGTAAACCTTGCCGCCCCCTTCTTTACGGTTTATATGCTTAAAATGCTGGGGTTCCCGCTTTCTTATGTAGTGATCTTTTCCATCATCAGCCAGGTTTCCAATATACTTTTCATCCGCCTTTGGGGAACGTACTCTGACCGGTACAGCAATAAAACGGTACTGCTGATCTGCGCACCGGTTTACCTGCTGTGCATTCTGGGCTGGACCTTTACCACGTTTCCCCAACAGCACCTGCTGACCATTCCCTTGCTGGTCCTCATTCACATCGGGAGCGGCATCGCCTTGTCGGGCATTAATCTTTCACTGGGCAATATGGGTTTAAAGCTCGCCCCGGATAAACAGAACGCCGTGATCTTTCTTTCGGTGAGAAGCCTTACAAATGCCCTGTCGGCGGGTGTGGCTCCGCTGGTGGGAGGGCTCCTTGCCGACTTCTTTGCCCGGCGCGAACTGCTCTGGACTTTCGAGTGGAAAAGCCCCCGGGGAGATTATATGGTTCAGGCGCTCAGCCTCCAGTCCTGGGATTTCTTTTTCGTACTGGCCTTTATCATGGGGCTTTTTGCCCTGAACCGGTTAAGTTATGTACGGGAAGCTGGGGAAGTGGAAAAAAAGCGACTGATGAAAGAACTCAGGACCGAACTCAGGAGAGATGCCAGAGAGCTGTCAACGATATCCGGGATCCAGTCTATGCTCTTTCTTCCTTTTTCATTTTTTGTATCTGTTATGGAGAAGGTTGTCCCGAAAAAGGAGGGGGATTAA
- a CDS encoding glycosyltransferase family 9 protein, whose protein sequence is MQKPGNWGDFTNILCIRPDNLGDVLMTGPAIRALKNGKKDRKITLLTSSSGSGIARYIPGIDQVIEFDLPWYKHDLRAGAAMINDLTEQLKDHRFDAAVIFTVYSQSPLPTAMLCYQAGIPRVAACCRENPYGLISDWIPDEEPFYQIKHEVTRQLDLVKSLGGTVPAEEHLSLDIPPGTQEKILEKLEKLRVNIQDPWLMVHPGVSEDKRQYPPGLLTAAASMICKELGYRVLITGTAPEKTLAAAMADQIDGKAISLAGMLNLEELIGLTALSPLLIANNTGPVHIAAALGTPVIVLYALTNPQHTPWKVMHRLLPFDVPPEKRSKNIIIRFANSLSFTSPVGMPGPGDIFRAATLLLSRHRKPEPAREFFNPPPFSGQPSP, encoded by the coding sequence ATGCAAAAGCCGGGCAACTGGGGTGATTTCACGAATATATTGTGCATACGCCCCGATAACCTGGGGGATGTGCTGATGACAGGCCCCGCCATCCGCGCATTAAAGAATGGCAAGAAAGACCGGAAGATCACCTTGCTTACCTCCTCTTCCGGCAGCGGGATTGCCCGGTATATTCCCGGCATTGATCAGGTGATTGAATTCGATCTTCCCTGGTATAAGCATGACCTGCGGGCCGGGGCCGCCATGATCAATGACTTAACCGAACAACTAAAAGATCATCGTTTTGACGCGGCCGTTATTTTTACCGTTTACAGCCAAAGCCCCCTTCCTACTGCCATGCTTTGTTACCAGGCAGGCATTCCCAGGGTAGCCGCTTGTTGCCGGGAAAACCCCTACGGCCTTATTTCCGACTGGATCCCCGATGAAGAACCTTTCTACCAGATTAAACATGAGGTTACGCGGCAGCTTGACCTGGTAAAAAGCCTCGGGGGCACCGTGCCTGCGGAAGAGCATCTTTCCCTGGATATTCCCCCGGGCACGCAAGAAAAAATACTCGAAAAACTGGAAAAGCTACGTGTGAATATACAGGATCCTTGGTTAATGGTGCATCCCGGGGTAAGCGAGGACAAACGGCAATATCCTCCCGGCCTCCTTACCGCAGCAGCTTCCATGATCTGTAAAGAACTGGGGTACCGGGTCCTGATCACCGGCACCGCACCTGAGAAAACACTTGCGGCGGCCATGGCGGACCAGATTGACGGCAAGGCCATATCACTTGCCGGAATGCTAAATCTCGAGGAGCTTATTGGCCTGACCGCACTTTCTCCCCTTCTGATCGCCAATAATACAGGTCCTGTACATATCGCCGCCGCCCTGGGAACGCCGGTGATCGTTCTGTATGCCCTTACCAATCCCCAGCATACACCCTGGAAAGTCATGCATCGTCTGCTTCCCTTTGATGTTCCGCCGGAAAAACGCAGCAAAAACATCATTATCCGGTTCGCCAATTCCCTGTCCTTTACCAGCCCGGTTGGCATGCCGGGACCGGGCGATATCTTCCGGGCAGCAACCCTCTTGCTTAGCAGGCATCGCAAGCCGGAACCGGCGCGTGAATTCTTTAATCCCCCTCCTTTTTCGGGACAACCTTCTCCATAA